cctaagcatgacttcTAATATGAAAGGCAATCAAGTTTTAGTAAAAAAAGAATGCACATAAACATAAATAAATGCCATTAGACTTCACAGtatcccgggacggaccaagtctcaatcccccaTGATGTACagccacacgcccatcacctagcatgggtgcaACCTCTAAACAGTTACATTATACCAAACTCCAGGTTTcttaccctcaagaccagatctaaaactgttacttacctcaacagcgtAGAACTCCTATTCTGGAATGCTCTTTCCACTCGATTCGGTCTCCAAAggctccgaatctattcataatcaatacaataccatcaatttatgctaaagaaatgaattccacaagaaaaataccaaattagactcaaaacccgaaattggctcaaacccggctcccggacccacgtctcgaaatactacaaaatttacaaaactagaaagcccattcactcacgattctaaccataccaaattcatcaaaatctgacatcgtttggtccttcataTCCTTATATTACTCTCCAAATAATTCAAGCACTAACCCCTCATttccactaattacatgattaaacaacgaaaaatcaccatatatacgagtattagggctcaagcaacttacctcattgatagcccttgaatcaccattcaaaaatcactccaaaagctccaaaaaccgacttgacaaatggtggaaatgaaccaagtTCGTGAATGGTTCTATTTATgttttctgcccaggctttttctCACCTGCGGAAAATTTTACGCTTTTGCGCCACTGCACTTGCGGTCCAAACAACCACACCTGCGCAAGTCACTTAAACGCCCAGACTCTGCACTTgcgctccatttccgcatctgcgaccatgcaggtgcggaaaataccttgcacctgcggacccagcctGCCTTGacactttccgcacctgcgacctcttgtgcgcttctgcggcctcgcggtgcgggaacttcatcgcacctgcaccttcttcccagctcttccaacctcgcatctgcgacatcCCGCTCGCTTATGCGGGGCTCGCACTTGCGATGAGacatctgcaggtgcgattatgatagatgagttccaacttcagcaatcctccaatatccaaacttgtttcgttaatcacccgaaatcaacctgaggccctccggacctcaaccaaaaataccaacaagtcatatatcaacataaaaacttagtcgaaccctcgaatcactcaaaacaacatcaaatcgccaaattaccctcggacttaagcctaagaacttctaaaacttcCAATTTTGACAACTGATACCGAAACTGACCAAACCACATCtgaatgacctcacattttgtacacacatcataaatgacactacgaacctactccaacttcaggaattccattccgaccccgatatcaaatttttcactgccgaccgaaattgccaaatttccaactttcgccaattcaagcctaattctactccggACCACCGAgtcacattccggatgcgctcctaagtctaaaatcacctaacgaagctaatggaaccatcagaattaaattctgagattgtttacacataggtcaacatccgattgacttttccaatttaagtttctactttagagactaagtgatttattccactccgaaaccactccgaacccgaaccaaccaacctggtataacataatatagctgaatagcACAAATGGAAGTAGAAataggggaaacggggctatgactctcgaaacgaccggtcgggtcgttattgctggactcgcaggtcatccctaggagaggaagttttaagtacATTAGGTATATTATTCAGGgagatggggagattgatgaagatgtcacacatcatattgggcgggatggatgaaatggagactcgcttccggtgttttacATCATAttgggcgggatggatgaaatggagactctcttccggtgttttgtgtgacaagaaggtgccacttaaacttaaaggtaagttctacagattGGTGGTCAGATCAacaatgttgtatggggctgagtgttggccattCAAGattgctcatgtccagaagatgaaggaaGCAAAGATgagaatgttgagatggatgtgcgggtacACCATGTTAGATAGGattagaaatgaggttattcgcgacaaggtgggtgtgggcCCTATTGAGAACAAGATGCGAGAAACACGGcgtaggtggtttggtcatgtgaagagGAGCATAGGCGCCCCAGTGAGAAGGTGTGAGAGGTTAACATTGAAAAGCCTACGAAGAGGTAGAAGTAGGCTAAAGAAAAGGTGGGAGATTttattaggcaagacatggcgcaccTTCAGCTAACTGAGGTCATGAcctttgataggaaggtatggaagTCGAGGattagagtaggtagtctagagtgttcttAACAGTAGTATCAACACGCAGTCtcactttctgttggtagtagatttttattgactaaccgttgttttctttcattgtgatcaccttactatcttgttgccTTTAATATGctttttatatggctttttgggcTGTccattcttgtctatattttcattaatatgatgcttatgctttcctgagtcgAGGGTGTATTGAAAACAGGCTTTATCCTCACAAGTTAGGGGTAAGTTCTGTGTATATACTACTCTTTCTAGACCCCACAGTGTGGAATGATACTGGGTATATTGTTGTTCTTACATGGAAACATTCTCTCACACAAGGTTGCTTTAACACCAAGATCAAGCATCACATCTAGCAAATCAAATTTTCCAATACAGTCCAATGATTATGTTGTCTTTTGGTTTGTATAGGTGCATAACATGTCCTAAGAATAATATTAACTCACAGCCGCTGAAGTTTATGAAGGGCAGTCCACAATTATAGCTCGTTGACAACTCGAAAATAACATGACCTTGCCTGATATTCAATGCTTCAACAACTTTTCCTTCTCAATTTGAGCACTATGTTGTTCGCACTCTCCGAAAATGTTACCAAGTGCATGTCAGATTCTCTGAAAGGCAAACTATTAAGCACATCATGATACATACATATTGTTTGTTCTCTAGTCTCAAATTCCTCTATGGAGATACATGCTATTTCCAACTTCCAACTGCCAAGCTGCCTACAAAAACAACACAACagatgaaatgaaaatattggaagaTGACAATTTAATATCCATTAACAATTAGAAACAGATTTTCAATTTAACTACggatatatatacacacactcacACACTTCCATATAGATACATTTATAAGCCATATTTCAAAACTGTACCCATGATCCAACAAGTATCCAAAAATCTTAAGATTAAGCTGGTGATGAATAATTTCTAAATCCACCACTTTACTGGATACTAGCACTCATTTTCATGTAACACAGGATCTAGAAGGCAAGAACCTTTGTTagtatttacccgaaaaatggatagagttaaatttatacgcagttccgaggatatgtggcgtaacttgatacaaaatgcaaggataaataaaatataaatgtagattggagagaatgcaatctagataaggttatcaagaacagtgaaccttaggattcaacaaatagaatcaatctaagaaactggaggagcgattctttactgtagaagaatataatacttttattacaatgtaagtctcAGAAGAACCTGtgctacagaaatgataaccaagcccttttatagtggagggattcggctccaagtataacaaaataaatattcagtgggagacccatgataagtcagcttttccataatttctgccaagattccctctagtgggattgcaacggcttttttCTGTGAGCTCATTCTCGCTTAGAATCCTCGaatttggttcgagcttgatttcggctcgaacttgtgatcctggttcgagcccgatcctggttcaAGCTcgatcctggttcgagccctcgaattgattccaggTCAGTGTTGGTTGGTctttggattatcagcacgataggtctaccctgtgtcatggttcgattcttgttcgagtttgattatgatatcgatctcgacacggaccggcctccccaGGTTCGAAGTTAGTTCATCCCCCCTTTGGGATCTTACTTTGATACATCACCCCTCGAGCCATACCGGAtatgccaaggctgaaatctatttcgaccgtatacagatagtcctctcattTATCAGAAagaatatggcgagaaacgatatgattttcaacagctcgatcggattatatcttgttgtttccatcgggttcgaccatgatGCATCTGGCAGCTATCctgtcggtttagtctttcaaggaaTTTAATGCATGttaggcggtggtcggccactgctgaaaCTGGACCGCCAtcgtttgaacctataaataacccttacttttatcttttaccatttttacatcttctatcttccaaaatttcccaagttcttcttcgtactctccaacttaccagaaaaaacccctcttcaattctaccaaatctcggTCACTTTCTTCTAGTCCttacttttgaattcaaaaatggagaaaacatcgcaaaccattcctcagaaagagaggcttcatcttcacagtgtgtcgccgatgaggcaccggcagaaccacggcctgaggagtgtgttcccggggcgtgcgtccttacttcagattttaaggttgataaaggttcatcggtccctggccgatgtgagccggtattgaggtacatgtgttcgataaccgagaagcacctcgatctgttaaagaaggattgcaattggggtgaaaaagaagtaataatacctacccctgacgaagatattacttcttacgtgaaagggtttttgaacgtatatacttaccctttcactttgggtcccctcaATTCCGTCATTATTTACTTCTGTCGACAATATCAGGTAACCCTAGGCCaagtccatccttctttgtggtgGATCGTTATCCCGATCTGgtattttgtgagcaaaatcaaggggatgtcgttcaccctcgatcatcttatccggctgtaccgtccccgactttttcgaggagggttaataaaactccagcgtcaggctaccaaggctctgttctcgagtattgacgaggacagggaccgggattggatgggcaggtttgttcgagtaaggacttcggacctgatcccgactgaaaagataccctttcccgaggagttgaatatgaaacgtaagtgtgatcttgctgttgcttctattttgttcttccatttattctcttatcgacactcctccttttgtgatgtagcggttccctggatgcctaGAGCAGTTCTCGATCTCAAGAGCTGGGTACGggctcttgtttcgacctccacatacgccgagcgctcatggcgtgatttgtcaaagggtcggtgggaggacaaaaatcacggtaagctcatttctcggaccctgatgatccgaacgaggcgtttctcaaaatattttttataaggtttcctatatgcaggtttgggtaaagacgtGGTCTTGAGGCATCTCTCTAATAAGGAGGATGTTTcgacctctgtcccaaagccggtgaaggaaaataaaaggaagagagcctcggttcccgaatatccaaaaccaaagaagaggacagctcgtaagccgaacaagaatgtcattcctttgaccgtggaatccgttttgtgtctaagggatgaagatgaagaagaagaagaagaagaagaagaagaagaagaagaagaagaagaagaagaagaagaaaatgagtcCCCGCTGGCGGTCCGAACGAAGAGAGCCACCGATGCCTCAtcgccggctggatcgatgatgctctatgaggctctgcctcgaactgaagatataccggagaaagatttAGGTAGATTCCCCAAACTATCGCATGCCGAAGATGCCTCTCATCAGAGTCAACCGGCAGgggttacaatcgaagagcccctCGAACCCCTCCGAGCCGAGGGGAACGCTCCAAGCGagtcatttggggcagcagcgaTCGAGGACTCGCCTACCTTTCCCACATTTTCCgtaggggtgattcgggaagctcaagctctgggggccctcgatctagacagacctcacgatgaagaagatccATTTCATGACATGTTTACTGGTATCGAGGATGTTACCGGTGCcggtgatgaatcagatctttttcacggattgcggcaggctttgaatcaggtgagcctttaaaattattttgtcggtactgtctttatgttcgtttttcgttaactttgcttcttgtttctttgtaggcagcggcagtccatcgagaacaatgttctcgttcCCAGAATAAGCTGCATCGATACGCGACCGACCTGCACCGCGCTACtgacgagaggaactcccttagactttccttagggAAGAGAGATGAGGAAATAAAAGGCCTCTGggctgagctggccaaggcttatcgagatcataatgatttgtctgagcaggtaatgatacttttgaaagcctatgggttttgataccggaacgatagctaacatttcggtctcacagctacagtaaaaaatcgagatgatcgggaagcttcgtgaggaggtcgacgtgataaggaTGGAGTCCttgcagtggaaagaaggtatgtaCCACTTTGctacagaaaaagagactgctcgagcccagtaaTCGTcgtccgaaacccaacttcagaaaatgaaggaaaaaggcctggttcaagcaagaagaattgaggagcttgaggctcggttagCCTCTATAGTCGCTAAGGCCGAATCCAATGCTGAAAAGGAAAAGGCCAATGCGGATGCGCTAGTGGTAGTCTATCGGGCcgtgctgaagctgcccaagtccaggaAAGAGAGGTAGCCGAATCCACCTATAGTTGAgcgcattgggtcgccgaacttgctacgtgccgatccagaagggaaactctcgaggacATTCATGCTCGCGGTTTCGATCTCgtggaagagataaaaagggcaaaagaactcgaagctgatgctgaagctctggtttctgatggtgatgacgacgatgatgggagcaagagcggatccgaaaaCCGAGGGgaacctgataaagaagagaccgctcctggtcgagaaatttagttcttagtttttacgttaTAATCATACATGCAGATAAATTTATGTATAGACATATCTCCTCTTTCGCCGATttgcttctgtttttgtttccCGTCTTGCGAGGACTTTATTtgccttatgaatgtttccaCAATGTTTTAAACAACTTAATTAAATTTGGACCTCGTAGCCTCTGTAACCGAGTGAGCGTTTACtcaaacttggggcaatgtagccctttaggcttattagttgtaaatgattcgatcttgaagaaatatagcccgtgggcataatggtctttgctcggactcgaaaatgtagcccgtaggcttaatcgagtgaatgattcgaactcgaattaatgtatcccgtaggcttagtcgagtgaatgattcgaacttcgaattaatgtagcccgtaggcttaatggtcgagtgagtgtttgctcgaactcgaaataaaaatagcctgtaggcttggtcgagtgaatgatttgaactcgaaataaaaatagcccgtaggcttggtcgagtgaatgattcaactcgaagtaatatagcccgtaggcttaatggtcgagtgagtgtttgctcgaactcgaaataaaaatagcccgtaggcttggttgagtgaatgattcaaactcaaagtaatgtagcccgtaggcttaatggttgaattctatcttaattctgattgcacaataaatctcaaaatagaggaatctttattggatataagatgccgataaaaaagagaactttcttcgcacgttattacacgcctgggttcgggccaatctatatgagcatagTTCGCTTCGACCATTTGTCTCTTTACCGTTTTTCCTATTGGGACCCTGTTgctgtgaaataactttcttgcgggACCTCGGATATTGTCATAAATGCTGCACGACCAacggttgcctcattaaaaaccttgccgaaaaacccatttgggataaaaccggtctaaggaaaaaagagtgcaacacgtgctttctaGCAAGAGATCcgtcccttgttcggacttctgcaggggtcagtttcgagatataaatgaatatggaaaggttgtaccttagcaatagtaccgttttagatgtgatacattccagctgcttgatagctgtttgccgtttataatgacgatcctgtacgacccctttccgatgtcctcgagtacctgatatggtccttcccaattcgatcctagcttcccttcattcggattttgggtattgatggtaatttttctcaacactaagtccccagtcttgaaatggcggagcttggttcttcgattataatatcttttgattcgctgcttttgggtaGCCAttcggacgagagcagcttctcgtctttcgtccgatagttcgaggcttgtattcatagcctcattatttgattcttccatagcgaatcaaaatctggcactgggttcaccaacc
The DNA window shown above is from Nicotiana tomentosiformis chromosome 8, ASM39032v3, whole genome shotgun sequence and carries:
- the LOC138897235 gene encoding uncharacterized protein is translated as MEKTSQTIPQKERLHLHNEEEEEEEEEEEEEEEEEEEENESPLAVRTKRATDASSPAGSMMLYEALPRTEDIPEKDLGRFPKLSHAEDASHQSQPAGVTIEEPLEPLRAEGNAPSESFGAAAIEDSPTFPTFSVGVIREAQALGALDLDRPHDEEDPFHDMFTGIEDVTGAGDESDLFHGLRQALNQAAAVHREQCSRSQNKLHRYATDLHRATDERNSLRLSLGKRDEEIKGLWAELAKAYRDHNDLSEQWKEGMYHFATEKETARAQRETLEDIHARGFDLVEEIKRAKELEADAEALVSDGDDDDDGSKSGSENRGEPDKEETAPGREI